In the Leptospira sp. WS4.C2 genome, one interval contains:
- a CDS encoding ATP-binding protein, which produces MIRFLFFFFLLPLALGAEGNIGLWHLGTNSNTKLTDLNPKDYNSLFYFGFTKDSHYYQIDLEESSSRYLHFENGMISELDYEVFQNGEMVSKIQTGLVRKKLPEVSFTGGFVFPANEKGTYRFRIRSEDTHRINFRIRDEFSLLQYTKSISLWQGFYFGLCILVCLLSATQYIIVRERIYLLLSFATISVLFTNILRSGLFYEYGFSNCEWFYRYVPGLVSLSPFGLILFLREFLQTKQRYPNTDKYLVFYAYALVISIFIVLIDLQLYFRFIYANSLILSTANFSYAIYCMIKKRENANVLFYAFLVRQISTTLLVFTNLGYLPSLPFLSSANEIGAALQMTIFTIAISKFQIQTRIKKEESVTKENAELETMVLERTKEIHLQKEELEKAILQIRHTENQLVFSEKMSELGKLIAGVAHEINNPLSAIKASIETLIESKDNEIKNLGSKENIYSSLTQSQIKTLKKLLTYQSDFGLVASYTERKDKKANLKQTFKDNDIEFEDAVLERFLDVGITKLYYEEITLLKSGQEKLSNLILEEKNFKLHLSIIQIAVDRSSKTILALKNFSRVTKVEERRIFTLLENIETVLTIYQYRMRGKVSLKKTFLTDATILGWPEDLMRVWTNLILNGLEAMNQKGNLMITTEKNGNLVEVKVIDNGPGIPSEIQKKIFDPFFTTKNHGEGTGMGLGITKSIIEKHKGNIHIESEPGRTCFSIQLPIIEFIDPNEPFTEE; this is translated from the coding sequence TTGATTAGGTTCCTTTTCTTTTTTTTCCTTCTTCCTTTGGCACTCGGGGCAGAAGGAAACATCGGGCTTTGGCATTTAGGAACCAACTCAAACACAAAACTAACAGATCTTAATCCAAAAGACTACAATTCCCTTTTCTATTTCGGATTCACAAAAGATAGCCACTATTACCAAATCGATTTAGAAGAAAGCTCGTCAAGATACCTCCACTTTGAAAATGGAATGATATCCGAATTGGATTACGAAGTATTTCAAAATGGGGAAATGGTATCGAAGATCCAAACTGGTCTGGTAAGAAAAAAACTTCCAGAAGTCTCCTTTACTGGTGGGTTTGTTTTTCCAGCGAATGAAAAAGGAACCTACCGATTCCGGATCCGATCCGAGGATACCCATAGAATCAACTTTAGAATCCGAGATGAATTTAGTTTACTTCAATACACAAAATCAATTTCACTTTGGCAAGGTTTCTATTTTGGCCTTTGTATTCTAGTCTGCCTCCTTTCGGCGACCCAATACATTATTGTAAGAGAAAGAATTTATCTTTTACTATCCTTTGCCACAATTTCGGTTCTCTTTACAAATATTCTCAGATCGGGTCTCTTTTATGAATATGGCTTTAGTAATTGTGAATGGTTTTACAGATATGTTCCTGGTCTTGTTTCCTTAAGCCCTTTTGGATTAATTCTTTTTTTAAGAGAATTTCTTCAAACGAAACAAAGGTATCCAAATACAGATAAATATTTGGTTTTTTATGCATACGCTTTAGTTATTTCTATCTTTATCGTTTTGATAGATCTCCAATTATACTTTCGATTCATATATGCAAATAGTCTGATACTGTCGACTGCAAATTTCAGTTATGCAATCTATTGCATGATAAAAAAAAGAGAGAATGCTAATGTTTTGTTTTATGCATTCTTAGTTAGGCAAATCAGTACAACCTTGCTTGTTTTCACCAATCTTGGTTATTTACCTTCCTTACCATTTTTAAGTTCTGCGAATGAAATTGGTGCGGCTTTACAAATGACTATCTTCACGATTGCCATTTCGAAGTTCCAAATTCAAACCCGTATCAAAAAAGAAGAATCAGTAACAAAAGAAAATGCAGAATTAGAAACCATGGTTTTGGAGCGAACCAAAGAAATCCATTTACAAAAAGAAGAATTAGAAAAAGCAATATTGCAAATTAGGCACACAGAAAACCAACTTGTGTTTTCCGAAAAGATGTCTGAGTTGGGCAAACTAATCGCTGGTGTTGCACACGAAATTAATAACCCACTCAGCGCCATCAAAGCATCAATAGAAACTTTGATTGAATCAAAAGACAACGAAATCAAAAACTTAGGTTCTAAGGAAAATATATATAGTTCCCTAACTCAATCCCAAATCAAAACTTTAAAAAAATTGCTCACTTACCAATCTGATTTTGGACTGGTAGCAAGTTACACAGAAAGAAAAGACAAAAAGGCAAATCTTAAACAAACTTTCAAAGACAATGACATTGAATTCGAAGATGCAGTACTGGAAAGGTTTTTAGATGTTGGCATTACCAAACTTTACTATGAAGAAATTACTTTACTAAAGTCGGGACAGGAAAAACTTTCCAATTTAATCCTAGAAGAAAAAAATTTCAAACTCCACTTATCCATTATACAAATTGCAGTCGATAGATCATCAAAAACCATCTTAGCACTCAAAAACTTTTCACGTGTGACTAAGGTAGAAGAAAGAAGAATTTTCACCTTACTTGAAAATATAGAAACTGTACTTACGATTTATCAGTATAGAATGCGAGGCAAAGTTTCCTTAAAGAAAACATTCCTAACGGATGCAACAATACTCGGTTGGCCTGAAGATTTAATGCGAGTCTGGACAAATTTGATATTGAATGGACTGGAAGCAATGAATCAAAAAGGGAATCTTATGATCACTACAGAAAAAAATGGAAATTTAGTAGAGGTCAAAGTGATAGACAATGGCCCAGGGATCCCATCAGAGATTCAGAAAAAAATCTTTGATCCATTCTTTACAACAAAGAACCACGGAGAAGGAACTGGAATGGGTCTAGGAATTACAAAATCGATAATAGAGAAACATAAAGGAAACATTCACATTGAATCAGAGCCTGGTCGAACTTGTTTTTCCATTCAGTTACCAATCATTGAATTCATTGATCCCAATGAACCATTCACAGAAGAATAA
- a CDS encoding polyprenyl synthetase family protein translates to MKSNVRIQSILAKFDKNLDGIIKEDIPVLKKIKKHVITSGGKRIRPFSHYLFCQFLGVTDVSWLDVGSVAELIHAASLLHDDVVDNAPIRRGKPTIGSLFGDKTAILAGDYLLACGISRLNSLGNPELMEIFSQVLKDLSVSELLQMEWEKNPKITLKIYDSIIYGKTASLFGVCTESSAILANKSKKERAVIRDFGVRLGKLFQKKDDCLDYFVDSRTSGKEFLKDFKNGLFTYPVLVLRNQLGLLEKRKLESLFKKEERNSADESYILGLMESKGISEILHKELSSEKNYLLGFLNQFPKSSERQLFIEQLDRLT, encoded by the coding sequence ATGAAATCAAACGTCCGAATCCAATCCATCTTAGCTAAGTTTGATAAAAATTTGGATGGAATCATTAAAGAAGATATTCCTGTTCTTAAAAAAATCAAAAAACATGTAATCACTTCTGGTGGAAAGCGGATTCGACCCTTTTCTCATTATCTATTTTGTCAATTTCTGGGTGTAACGGATGTAAGTTGGCTTGATGTAGGTAGTGTTGCCGAACTCATCCACGCTGCAAGTTTACTCCATGATGATGTGGTGGACAATGCTCCTATCCGTCGTGGAAAACCTACTATTGGATCTTTATTTGGAGACAAAACTGCCATTCTTGCCGGCGATTATCTTTTAGCTTGCGGCATCAGTCGACTCAACTCCCTTGGGAATCCGGAACTTATGGAAATTTTTTCCCAAGTATTAAAGGATTTATCAGTGAGTGAACTATTGCAGATGGAATGGGAAAAAAATCCTAAGATAACCTTAAAAATATACGATTCCATCATTTATGGAAAAACAGCTTCACTTTTCGGAGTTTGTACAGAATCAAGTGCCATCCTGGCGAATAAATCCAAAAAGGAAAGGGCTGTCATTCGTGATTTTGGTGTTAGGTTGGGTAAACTATTCCAAAAGAAAGATGATTGTTTAGATTATTTTGTAGATTCTCGCACAAGTGGTAAGGAATTTTTAAAGGATTTTAAAAACGGATTATTTACATATCCCGTTCTTGTTCTTAGAAATCAACTTGGACTCCTAGAAAAAAGAAAGTTAGAATCTTTATTTAAAAAAGAAGAAAGAAACTCTGCAGATGAATCGTATATTCTTGGTTTGATGGAATCGAAAGGAATTTCTGAAATTTTACATAAAGAACTAAGTTCCGAAAAAAACTATCTACTTGGTTTTTTAAACCAATTTCCAAAAAGCTCCGAACGACAGTTATTTATAGAACAACTAGATCGTCTTACTTAA
- a CDS encoding transglutaminase-like domain-containing protein: MGQTSFPDFYPDDITRLLYDWEVAPPEKKRFLLKLIASRIPWQIQLESALEEVKDPYLRVQARNLKSEITRHRLRHSFFKLTLRGNTNHYKDLEEMAVQLSSIGFPDQNYAEIKHELDRMALRVSELYDDHSGYLTDELKVQILCQVLFQEEGFVGNIQNYNDPGNSYLFQVIKSRLGIPISLSVVYLLVGQRLGLPLYGTNLPLHFLLQYESEGYFTYIDPFHGGVLLDKFTCEKFLEANGYTNSPKYFTKASTLSMIKRMCRNLIHIYRDNQTKEMENIIKDHLQILESRSTHVE; the protein is encoded by the coding sequence ATGGGACAAACTTCTTTTCCTGATTTTTATCCTGACGATATCACTCGTCTTTTGTATGATTGGGAAGTTGCTCCCCCTGAAAAAAAACGTTTTTTATTAAAACTCATCGCTTCTCGCATTCCATGGCAGATCCAATTAGAATCTGCTCTGGAAGAAGTAAAAGATCCTTATCTTCGAGTGCAGGCTCGCAATTTAAAATCCGAAATTACTCGTCATAGGCTTCGTCACTCTTTCTTCAAACTGACGTTACGCGGCAATACAAATCATTATAAAGATTTGGAAGAGATGGCGGTGCAGTTGTCCAGTATTGGTTTTCCTGATCAAAACTATGCCGAGATCAAACATGAATTGGATCGTATGGCACTTCGTGTCTCTGAATTGTATGATGACCATTCCGGTTATTTAACCGATGAACTAAAGGTTCAAATTCTTTGTCAGGTTTTATTCCAAGAAGAAGGTTTTGTTGGAAATATTCAAAATTATAATGATCCCGGTAATTCGTATTTATTTCAGGTAATCAAAAGTAGGTTGGGAATTCCGATTTCTCTTTCCGTAGTCTATTTGTTAGTTGGTCAGAGGTTAGGTCTCCCGCTCTATGGAACTAATTTACCACTCCATTTTCTTTTGCAATATGAGTCGGAAGGATACTTTACCTATATTGATCCATTCCATGGTGGCGTTTTGTTAGACAAGTTTACTTGTGAAAAGTTTTTAGAAGCAAACGGATATACCAATTCACCAAAATATTTCACAAAAGCATCTACGCTTTCTATGATCAAACGTATGTGTCGGAATCTAATCCATATTTACAGAGACAACCAAACAAAAGAAATGGAAAATATCATTAAGGACCACCTGCAGATTTTAGAAAGCAGGTCCACACACGTGGAATAA
- a CDS encoding transketolase, with translation MEKIEVAKKFAKDIRIQVIKMVTAANSGHPGGPLGLADIYAALYTSILNHDPKNPEWPERDRLILSNGHVCAVRYASMGLSGYFPVEDLLTFRNINSYLQGHPSTRYMKGIESSSGSLGQGLSVSVGLALGARLKKETYKIYTCISDGECGEGMTWEAAQSAVHFKTDNLIAFMDRNYIQIDGNTEEVMKLEPLDKKFEMFGWNVINADGHNMEDIFAAFAKAKQHTGGPTLIVFRTILGKGVSYMENNPKWHGTPPNKEQEAQALAELA, from the coding sequence ATGGAAAAAATTGAAGTCGCAAAAAAATTTGCAAAAGATATCCGAATCCAAGTGATCAAAATGGTAACGGCTGCCAACTCTGGTCACCCGGGTGGTCCTCTTGGACTTGCTGATATTTACGCGGCACTTTATACTTCTATTTTGAATCATGATCCAAAAAATCCTGAATGGCCAGAAAGAGACCGACTCATTCTTTCTAATGGTCACGTCTGTGCGGTTCGTTATGCTTCCATGGGACTTTCAGGATATTTCCCCGTAGAAGATTTACTTACATTTAGAAATATCAATTCTTATCTCCAAGGCCACCCTTCCACTCGTTATATGAAGGGAATCGAATCTAGTTCTGGATCTCTCGGACAAGGTTTATCTGTTTCTGTTGGTTTGGCTCTCGGTGCGAGACTCAAAAAAGAGACATATAAAATTTATACATGCATCTCTGATGGGGAATGCGGTGAAGGAATGACTTGGGAAGCCGCTCAATCCGCAGTCCACTTCAAAACTGATAACCTAATCGCTTTTATGGATCGTAACTACATCCAAATCGATGGTAACACAGAGGAAGTAATGAAGTTAGAACCATTGGATAAAAAATTTGAGATGTTTGGTTGGAATGTAATCAATGCAGACGGACATAATATGGAAGATATCTTTGCTGCATTCGCAAAAGCAAAACAACATACTGGTGGACCAACACTCATTGTGTTTAGAACTATTTTAGGAAAAGGTGTTTCCTATATGGAAAACAATCCTAAGTGGCATGGAACTCCTCCGAACAAAGAACAAGAAGCACAAGCACTTGCAGAATTAGCATAA